The DNA window CCCTATCAGAGAAGTATTCATGTAACAAAGGAATGGCGGGATACCTTGCTAAATTTTGTGTCTTTCTTGGTGGACCATCAATAATTAGCATATCTATTTTCTCAGTTAAATTCAAACTTTCTGTTTGATACCATTTCCAATCTTGTCCACTAACAATATAATTATATAGGGGACAATGCTTAACAGCTGAAATATTTCCGATAGTATTTACTTCTAAATTTTCCCTCGTGGTTTCAGCGTAATAACTATCATGATCTAAGGATAATGATGTTCCAAAATTATTAGATTTTAAGGTCAATCCTATTAGTACGGTAGAAACACCGCTGCTTGCTTCCAGAACAAAACGAGGTTTTTCTTTTAGAATCAACTCAACAATCTTTGCAAGAAAATCTGGTGATCCTGCCCATCCTCTGGTTGCAGGTAAAAACTTCAGATTTGGCAAAGAATTATAAATGGAGAGTAGTGATTCAAACTGTAAAAATTGATTTTCAAACCCTTCTTGTATTTTAGAAAACAATTCACTTATCTCAATATTGCCTGATTCTTTTTTTTGGGTGTTGGTGTCATTTGCCAGATTTTGTGATAGTGTATCTAACTTTTTTGAAATGGAGGCTAAGTCCAGATCATTTAACTTCTGGTTTAAAGCCTGTAATTTATTTTCCAATCCGATTAAATTGTTCGACTGCCTGCTGATATTAGCCAGATTTCTTGGGATAAATAATATCTCTTTGAATCTATTGAATATTTGTTGAAATAATTTCATGTAAATTAAATTTATTTAATCATGACTAAATTTAAAAACCAAGTGAAACACTCGGCATTTTTATTTCCTGTTTCGTTATCACATTGATAAAATAATAGATAAATATTAATTGAAGAAGATAGTTTTGCAATAAGTTGAATTGCTCTTTGTTTGGCTGCTTCCCAATTTCCAGCATTATTACCTTCACACCAAGAATTATATGCTTCATCATGAAGTAAAATAACTTTAAGCACATCCTTATCAGTAATATATTTTTCTGCAAATTTATGGGGCAAAATACAGCATGGTTATTTTCTTTGTCTTTAGGTGTTTTTATGTCAACTTTATATTTAAAAGTATCATGAATTAATGCAATCAATCTTAACTTCAATCTATTTTCTGAATTTGAATATAAATCTATATTCTTCAGAACATGCCCGAT is part of the Sphingobacteriales bacterium genome and encodes:
- a CDS encoding class I SAM-dependent methyltransferase codes for the protein MKLFQQIFNRFKEILFIPRNLANISRQSNNLIGLENKLQALNQKLNDLDLASISKKLDTLSQNLANDTNTQKKESGNIEISELFSKIQEGFENQFLQFESLLSIYNSLPNLKFLPATRGWAGSPDFLAKIVELILKEKPRFVLEASSGVSTVLIGLTLKSNNFGTSLSLDHDSYYAETTRENLEVNTIGNISAVKHCPLYNYIVSGQDWKWYQTESLNLTEKIDMLIIDGPPRKTQNLARYPAIPLLHEYFSDRVLILIDDAKRNDEIIIVEKWIKFLESNGYHVNIKHYNNYEKGMVILESIRL